The genomic interval GGGAACTCAATTAACACGATCGGGTTTGGAACCAACGAACCGCTATAAACAAGGGACGGTGTCGCTGTTTCCAGTGATAGTTGAGAAGTGTCCTAATGAACAAGTGATGCACTTCACCTGTCTAATGATGACATGGTCAACCAGACTGCTGACGTTCTCCATGGAGGCTCCACAAAGGAGCAGGGAGCCACTGTAGCCTTCACCTATGGACTCAATGAGAGGTTGCAGGAGCTGTTGCTGGAACCTCTGTACATATCACacgttcattttaaaatgtttgcacTCTGTTCAAACAAAACAGACGTGTCGTTACCTGAATGCCCATGTTGTCCGCAGTCACAGCTTGGTCGAAGCAGAAGGAGTGGAGTTTCTGTTCCAAGACGTGTTAAAGTGATGAATAGGCAAACTATGACACAATCACATGGAAAGTACCTCTTCTTTCAAAATGTAGTCTACATTTTGTCCGTCTTCGTGAATAAATACGCTCTCATTACCTCCTGAATGAAGAAAAACTCCATATGACACCAGAGTACTTTACATTTGAGTAATGAAACCTTACCTGGAACTGGATCCAGTACTACCCCCACTTTCACTTCTTCACCACCCATCATTAAcatctaaagaaaaaaaactcttaacaTAAAAAATCTGCCATAttgtaataaatacatgaaatataatACTCACAGCTTCTTCCATGACCACAGAAGCCATTCGGTTCTTACTGTATGTCTGCACCTCAGGGTCACATGACACTCCATACATTATTAATAACACTTTCACCAAAGGTAGGAGGCTTCCGCTTACCAAGAAAgtgatgttttattgttcatagttcatatggtgctacccagcatgccttgcgggcatttggaaataatacattttaagttaTGTGAAGCCGATTCAGGTGTGCCTAATATTGTGGCTGTTAAATGGATGTAATCCCGCTGGAAGTAGAAGTACTCTCGGAAAATGGGTCAGTAGTTTATTTGGGTATTGAGGTTGAAATAAAAGAAGGAATAAAACAAGGACTAACATAGCATGTGTTGATTTACAACAGAATATATATTGATTAGTTCATAAACCCAAAATGATTCAGATTCAGTTGAAGAGGAAGAACAGGAACAAAAGCATGCTTTAATAATGGTCATTTCCTGTCATCATCCCAAACTCAGAAGCTAAAATAAGAATGTTGGAAAAAAGGAACATTTGATCTCTCTGTATTATCCCAGACAGACAGCCTCAGGCTCCAAATCTACCTTTTCCACATTCTAGGTAGCGGCCCCGGGTGGTGGTGCCGGCGATGGCAGCGCCGCTATGCACGTCCACACACCAGCACATGCCCACGACGGGCCAGCACTGGGTGGCTCGGTAGCGACCCTGCTCGTCACACACGGGACGGAAGAGGGACCGCTGGGACTCGGCTTCTGCTTGTATTTGACACTTGGTCTTGGTGGGCGGAGCTGGATAGGGAGGcagaaacatacataagttgcactggagtataagtcgcgcaaggccaaaaatgcatacttaggaagaaaaaaacatacataagtcacactggagtataagtcacacaaggccaaaaatgcataattaggtagaaaaaaacatacataagtcgcactgaagtataagtcgcacaaggccaaaaatgcataattaggtaggaaaaaacatacataagtcgcactgaagtataagtcgcacaaggccaaaaatgcataattaggaagaaaaaaacatacataagtcgcactggagtataagtcgcacaaggccaaaagtacataattaggtataaaaaaacatacataagtcgcacaaggccaaaagtgcataattcggtagaaaaaaacatacataagtcgcactggagtataagtcgcacaatgccaaaaatgcataattaggtagaaaaaaacatacataagtcgcactgaagtataagtcgcacaaggccaaaaatgcataattaggtaggaaaaaacatacataagtcgcactgaagtataagtcgcacaaggccaaaaatgcataattaggaaaaaaaaaaacatacataagtcgcactggagtataagtcgcacaaggccaaaagtacataattaggtataaaaaaacatacataagtcgcacaaggccaaaagtgcataattcggtagaaaaaaacatacataagtcgcactggagtgtaagtcgcacaaggccaaaaatgcataattaggtagaaaaaaacatacataagtcgcactggagtataagtcgcacaagaccaaaaatgcataattaggtagaaaaaaacatacataagtcgcactgaagtataagttacacatggccaaaaatgcataattcggtagaaaaaaacatacataagtcgcaaactccacacagagatggccgagggtggaattgaaccctcgtctcctagctgtgaggtctgcgcgctaaccactcgaccgccgtgcagccaagattacttttcatttttcctAATAACATGAATATTACTGTGAGGTGTAATAACCTGGCTCACCAGTGGGGGGCAAAGCCTTGTACTGGGCCATCTCAAAGAGGATCCAGTTCCCCATCCATGATTCAAAGCTCTGCAACATGAAATGatatatatcatttatatatatattttatcaataTATTCCAATTTTATGTGCATATGGATTATCATTTGTAAGCATCACCTTCCAGTTACTCTGATTCATCTGCCTCTTCAGGCTCTGCAGGTTCCCCAGGATGGTGTCGTTGAAGGTCGGGAGCGCAAAGTTCtcctaaaaaaatatgaaaatcatCCACAATCAACTCCATATTTTCGGATATGAAGATGAAAAAATTGaacttttctgtgaaaaaaatgacCTCCATGAGGCTCATCATCTCGTCCACACCGACGGACGCCGCCACGCTTTGCTTCTTCTCTTCCTGCAGTGATCACATACGGTCATTTACGTAagaatatgaacaaataaactggTGTATTGTGTAATTTAGTAATATTTACTTCCACGGGTGCTTTGGGCTCTGGGACTGCAGAGTCTCCATCCCATAATTTGTCCATCAAATGAAAATCGTTCATCGGCTCAGGCATTTTTATTGGAGTCACTGCCAAGACAAGACGGGTTTCATAAGAAACTCCTGTGACTGCGCCTTTTCATCCTGGCGCCGTTCCGCTGtcctgtagcgtttttgtatccttgttaaaacacattgctGAAGATTCATTTACAAGCTAGCGATTGATCGATGACACGTGCAGGAGACATGGCAGGGCAGcatgaaggagattgattgacaatggactacagccaatcaggacgcagaatACAAactgcatgccttgcgggtagtaaattagtataaaatatagtattgttttacatgtacagtacattagtACGTGAGAATCTGTATTAATGTTGTATAATGTGTTTTTACTTAACACTTGTTTGGTTTTTCTATGAAGAAAAGAGTGCACATATTGTCCTTTATAAGGGTTCAAATCCCTCATTTTACCTCGAGGTGCTTGCAGCTGCCTGTTCATTCTGTCAGCGTTCCTCTGCAGCGCGTGGATCTGCTGCCTCTGGTCGAACACCATGTAGCCCATAAACGCCTGGCTGGCCAGCAGCACACACGCCAGCGTGGTCAGGCCGGCTACCTTCAGGGCGTAGCTGTTGGAGCCTCTGCAAGGTGGAGTGGAAACATGAAAATCATCATAAAATGATAGAAGCATTAGCATGTCTTGGTTTCATCCAGCACGCCTAAAGTCATCTTTAACTGGTGTTACTCATTACTCTCATCTTCTACGCTCTCATTTCCTCAAAGATAGCTCCAACCCAGCATGCAGAACATCACTGCCCTCTACAGGTCAAACTCGAAACTACACAGTAGGGTCTCATACTGTAAGTTTCCCCCTTCCACTGCTGTCTCAGGCTCAACATAAAGTTACcacatttttcttgttaatttacgACTATTGACGTAATATTCTCTGTTTTTTGTGGTAAATCTACGACTATTCATGTAATATTCCCAGTTGTTATCGTAAAGCTACGaatattctcgtaatattcccattttttttaaatcataaatgTAAGACTGTTCTCGTAATATTCCCAATTTATTTATCGTAAATCTACGACTATTCTCGTCATAttcccaattttttttattgtaaaactaTGACTATTTTCGTAATATTCCCAGTTTTTATCATAAATCTACAactattctcgtaatattcccagttttttatcgtaaatttaccactattcttgtaatattggaAGTTTTTTTATCGTAAATCTACgactattttcataatattgccagttttttatTGTAACACTACGACTATTTTCGTAATATTCCCAGTTTTATCATAAATCTACAactattctcgtaatattcccAGTTTTTTTTATCGTAAATCTACGACTATTCTCATAATATCggaagtttttttaatcataaatctACGACTATTCTTGTCAtattccaagtttttttttatcgtaaatCTACGactattctcgtaatattcccagttttttaaatcataataaatctacgactattcttgtaatatttcaaagtttttttttattctatatcTACGactattctcgtaaaattccaAGTTTTAATATTCCAAGCCTTTTTTGCCTTTAAAAAGAAAGCAAAGTgacaataataatcaaaaacGATTTATTTATGTGTTACTTGAAGTATTCACAGTtcaatatgttaaaaaaaaagatttgataTTGACTTCATCTCCTCTTTCACATAAGAACATTATTAAGCCTAATGATTAGAGTTTTACAGAAGATAAGTTACTTTAATGATGGCTAGCTCCACCGCTACTCACCTTCTGGATCTTTCAGGAGCCAACAGAGCCTCGGCACTCCCGGCACGGCTTCCCTCAGCCAGGGGAGCATTTTCTCCATTTTCTCCATTTTCGGCCATttttctttgtcctttttcccgGGTTTCGCCCTCACGAGCCAAGAGCGGGTTTTGATACAGCACTCTTATAAACACGGAAGAGGAAGCAGGTAGAGATATACGCTATAAAAAAGGGGCGGGCTCTCGTGAGTAGCAAGCTCTCGGATTGGTCGATTTCTAACCTCATCACTTGTTGGTAGAGGCAGAATATCCCTAAGTCTCAATGTTTTGGTGCGTCTGGTATTGGTACATAAATGAACATGAAGAGCATTCTACGCTCAAAATATatactaaaatgcaaatattcattaaaaacagcgtGGAAATCACACAAGGAAGTTGTGTTATGTataaataatcaaatattttcaagtttttacattttctgtacAGTTGCCTCAATGTTGAAAAGTAACACAGTATTTTACAGTACTGTAACAGAACCCACGTCATTTATAGCAGTATGTCAATACATTTGGTTGGTACtatgaaaacatttatttacaggaagtattttcagcttttttttcatgtccaaACCTGCTGCAGGGGGTGAGAATGTCCCAAAACTCACACGAAATGCACAAAACTCACATTTGcagcctgtggcacattctaaaaatattatttaataaggaAACTAGAAAATACAGCAGTAATCTTTCaaaattaaagtcaaaatattaagaaaaaaatgctaatctaacaagaaaaaatcgtcataatatcagaaaaaaagaaaaatattaaaacattaaaatttgcaattttttgaaaatgaagCTGAGGAAACAGTTTAAATATTAAGTcagataattattatatattaatatataaataaaaataaaaaacagcactgtgaaaaaaacaaatggaattatataaggataataataataagaaaataattttaattttttttcataattttatgagaataaacaggtaatattgaggaaaaaataatgtcattttagcgaaatagtaaagaaaacatgtttattttaaagacattacgaacaacaaaataaaaatttaaatttattttggaaaaaagttatcctatttggggaataaagtcataatattatgacaagaaaaattacaaagattttaataagaaagttgaaatccatccatcttcacaCAGAAGACATGCGGCCTGAAAGTCAATTTATTGTTGAAATTtctatatagtataatattaacTTATAGTATTTCCATAAGTTGGTCCCTTGTACAGCACCACAATTAattggaaataaataataataataataataataatatcgtaATAAATTTACATTAAGAAAGTTTACCaatttttgtgttaacatttgtggCTTTTTGTTCCAGTTAAGAGTCAGACGCCATTTTTAATACGACGACCACAGGCTACACACGAGTGCCTTCAAGTatcagaatgtgtgtgtgtgtgtgtgtatttccgGTAGCAGCCCAACATATGGGCATGCCCTTTAAAGGTGGAGGTGTGTCCCAAATTTGGACTGCTATTCCAGTAAGTGAAATTCCGTTGTCGGGACACGTTTGTAAGTTTCCCCAACTCTAACTCATATTGAAAGTGAATTCCACAGCAAGGAAAGAATGAGGAAGTGGAagcgtacatgtgtgtgtgtgggtgggtgtgggggtgtgaaaaaaaaatcccactattgaaaaatacagtggtgttttatttgcaaattaaaaaGCACCGACAATATTAGTTACACTGTAAAAATTATTGACAACAATTACAAATCTTTATCATACAGTCCAGGATATTGTTAGTACCATCGTTGCTGTTACTGTATGCGTTATCACGTTAATACTTTATATGGAGACAACAGTTGGCAGTGAGAGGACATTGGAGGACACAATTTGcgttgaattgttttttttttttgtttttttttttttaattgtaatttttctcCCTACATCACTGACGTCGCACACCGATGGAGAgccaaaaacattcaaataattTAGTTCTACCAAAGGGGGGGGGCCAGTTATGTACATTTTACAAAGTCCGGGGGGCGGGTGCGGGGTGGAGGTGGGGtgggtgcttttatttttagcGTCACAACCTTGTATAAAACTATTGCAGGAAGAGCAGCTTCATGTATTTTTGACATCTACTTGCAGTGGTGATGCCTTCAAAGCCCCCAAAAAACGTGTCGGAAAGTCGAATGTTAAGAActaaaacagaagaaaaagaaacaggaagttgagtCTAACGTCGAGCAGCTAGCTTATGACCTTCTTCACAGATTttagccaccccccccccaaaaaaacctcaTGTGCTATATCCAGTATGATGAATGTACCTATTAAATATTGTGCTTTCAGCCTcaccatcacttcctgcttcccgtCCATTcagtggtcatgtgacagcagGCAGTTTCACGTCCCCTgcgtgggggggcgggggggctaaGATGTTTAATTTTCGGTACATTCTACAAGTATCATGAAACTACagtcaaaataaaaagaaataaaaaaaaattggtaatatttaataaagatTCTGTTCTGGCACTTGTAAATGCAATTACAAGATTCTAGTAAATTCCATCccataataaacaacaaaaaaaaaggctacaaCATGCAGCCGGATGTCCCGTTATCCTCacttttaaaatcaataaatgtcTCCGTCAGCTTGAAGTTCCTgcgcttgaaaaaaaaaaaataataaaaaaattatcgcTTGCAGGcattgtccttttttttccagaagtTCCACAACCGTGAAGCTCAAATGTTCTTCTGGTTTTCAGCTTCAGTGCGTAAGAGTTGAGACGGCATCCCTATTCCCCAATTGGGAGCAAATAAGGCCTCCGAGTtcctgccttgttctcctgAACGGCACACGGCATCTCCAAGCTCCGCCCCCTGGTTCATTCAGCTCATTGATGGACGATCACAAGATGGACGACAAATATGAACGCACCATGCTGGCgtcctgatgatgatgatggaacgTCCTCCACAACAAGACGCCGTGAGCTTTACTCTTCTTCTCCTCAGAGTtgatactgaatacggttcccCCGGTCCCCCACGCCGCGGTGATGCTACCTGGTGTGGACCAGCTCCTCTCTGAGCCACGTGGGGAGGGGCTGACTCATTCTGTACAGCAGCTTGGACAGCTCGATGTTGTGATCCCTGTAGTACTCCCTGAGGAACGCCACAGACTGGAGGAGACGTGAAGGACAAAGCAAAGAAGTGTTGACTAAAAAAGGTCAAACCAAGACAAAATGGCTCCCTCCCACGCTGGAGTCATACCTCAGCGTCCATGTCGGGGTACTTGCGTCCTTTACTCTTCCCCAGACACTTGGTCTTTCCGCCTTCAAGCAACTGGCACCAGAAACCCTTCTTGGGGTCAAAGCTGCATCGAAACACATTCCATATGATGACGTTCAATGTTACATTCAAGGTATTTGTATAAAAGTagtagagtgaaaaaaaatattatgggcaataaagtcagaattatgagaatcaattggaaaaaatgtaaaaaaaaaaaccccaacaaaaacAGCACTGTTAAAAACAGCTTAaattaaacaagaataaagtaaaaatactaacagaaaaagtcataattttatgagaataaactagtaaaattaaggaaaaataatgtcattttagtgaaatagtaaaaaaaattatgttgagaaaaagttataatatttggggaataacatcataatattatgaaaacaaaaatgacaaagattttaagaagaaagttgaagtcCATCAATAAAAGTAGTACAATGTAAcctcaaaatgtgaaaatattatgggcaataaagtcagaattatgagaatcaattggggaaaaaagtaaaaaaaaaaacaaaaaaaaacagcactgtGAAAATCAGCTTGaattaaacaagaataaagtaaaaacactaaaagaaaaagtcataattttatgagaataaactaataatagaggaaaaataatgtaattttagtgaAAGTCCCTAACGCCAAGTCCCTGAAACTGaggaaaagttaaaatattatgggcaatgaagtcagaattatgagaatcaattggaaaaaaaaacaaaaaaaaaacaactggaattataaaagaataaagtaaaaatactaaaagaaaaaaccctaattttatgagaataaactagtaaaattgaggaaaaattatgtcattttagtgaaATAGTAGAGAAAATATTTATGTTGGGGGGGAGTTTTTCCGTCtttccacacacaaacatagaaaacacacaaaagttcCACGGTGCATACTCACGCTAAGATCTTATGGTAGTTGATGGTGTTCGCTAAGCCTAAGAACTTCTGAATTTTATCCATGACTGAGGCGGGCTCGGTCTTCAGCATCTGTCCATCTAAGACCAACagctggggagggggggggggggataacaCACAATGTGGTCAGGTTATTCGGCACCTGTGAACTATAAGGTATTATaaggaaatatctttgtaatgaaaaattgttatttcatattccaggtattcctcaaaaaacatgtttttgatatcatgtcattcacatttttaacttaccttttatacattttaagaaattttagtttttgtgttactaccccaaccttccataagtgggtcaaaaatgacccggtcaggttgttttcttgaaatatctttgtaatgaaaattttttttatcatttcatattccaggtattcctcaaaaaacatgtttttgatatcaggccattcacatttttaacttaccttttaagaaattttagtttttgtgttactaccccaacattccataagtgggtcaaaaattacaaaaatgaaaaatcataatttcatattccaggtattcctcaaaacactttttgatatcatgacattcataattttcacttaccttttatacattttaagaaattttagtttttgtgttactaccccaaccttccataagtgggtcaaaaatgacaaaaatgaaaaattgttatcatttcatattccaggtattcctcaaaaaacatatttttgatatcataccattcacatttttaacttaccttttatacattttaagaaattttagtttttatgttaCTACCCGGCCCATCAACCCAGTCTAGCGAGTGTGAGCCCACCTGGCTGGAATGGTAGTAGTTGAGCCAGCGTTCCAGATGCATGGAATACCATCCTGGCAGCAGACATCGATTCTGGAGGACCCGAAGCTTGGCCGGGGCGTCCTGGCCGGCTGTGATGACATCATGGAATGAGTATTTCAGCGCCACCGGGTCATCGTGGGCTCTTTGGTGCTGCGGGCCGACACAAGCGGGTTATTTATCGTGCTGTGCGCTAATGAGGCGTGTGCGTTGGCtaaggtttccccccccccccctccccctacctGGTACCAGGAGTACGCTCTGTCAGCCGGGTTGATGAGGATGGTGATGATCTTGGCTTTGGGCAGGAGCGCTGCGGCCCTCTGCGCCGCCACCTCCGAGTCAAAGTAGTTGGCACTCTTCTCAAAGTAGTAGTCTGAGCTGGCGTTGGAGGGCAGCGGGAAGTACTCCATGTACCTGACACGGGAATCacaagccacgtttacatggggagtttttctctttccgaatgacttttccgaaagcaatagtatacatggaaaggaatattccaaacgcgtgttttctccgggtactccggtttcctcccacattccaaaaacatgctaggttaattagcgactccaaattgtccataggtatgaatgtgagtgtgaatggttgtttgtctatatgtgccctgtgattggctggccaccagtccagggtgtaccccgcctctcgccccaagacagctgggataggctccagcatcccccgtgaccctcgtgaggattagcggtagaaaatgaatgaatgaatgagatctcctattttgtgtggaagtggtaactttttggcttcttattttgtctttccccaccctcggccatctttgtgtggagtttgcatgttctccccgtgcatgcgtgggttttctccgggtactccggtttcctcccacattccaaaaacatgctaggttaattagcgactccaaattgtccataggtatgaatgtgagtgtgaatggttgtttgtctatatgtgccctgtgattggctggccaccagtccagggtgtaccccgcctctcgcctgaagacagctgggataggctccagcaccccctgcaacccttatgaggataagcggtagaaaatgaatgaatgaatgaggtctcctcctattttgtgtggaagtggtaactttttggcttctttttttgaatgaatgaatggacggacttgtgaatggcgtatagaagggtttagattctgttcaacagatggtgctaatgctaatgcaaacaacagaagaacaccacgaagaagaacgcagtctgacaactttcctattgagcggatacaagataccttgatcggattgggaaaaggaatatcccacccctgggaatccgattatatattcattcggattggcacttttctttcggaatgaggtgtatacaaaggttacattctttcccgaatggaattggaatatttgtgtccatgtaaaCATGACTACAGTTACTCAGAGTCGATGGTTTGACGCCCGTCAAGCCCAAGTTGAACCTCTTATAAttcagtgtgcgtgtgtggatCCAGGCAGAAATAAACACCAATTATCTTGGGGGTGTCGTTCATTAACGAGTGCCTTTGTTGTTGCTGCGAGTGGCCTCGGTGTAAAATTGACATTCCTAAAGtgctcttaaaaacagcatttgcaTAAAAATGCCATTAAAGCAACCGTAGTGTGAAGATGGAGATGGTTCTCAGTGTGCAACAGAACACTTGATGTCCCGCTGTCCTTCCCGTCAAGTTGCTTCAATATGCCTTTAAACGCCAATCAAACGCTCCATGGCGGATAAATAAACGGATTCCTTCAGTAGTTTAACCACCTCCATTCATTCAGGAACCACTTCTGGTACCCAc from Doryrhamphus excisus isolate RoL2022-K1 chromosome 23, RoL_Dexc_1.0, whole genome shotgun sequence carries:
- the cd74a gene encoding CD74 molecule, major histocompatibility complex, class II invariant chain a, which produces MAENGENGENAPLAEGSRAGSAEALLAPERSRRGSNSYALKVAGLTTLACVLLASQAFMGYMVFDQRQQIHALQRNADRMNRQLQAPRVTPIKMPEPMNDFHLMDKLWDGDSAVPEPKAPVEEEKKQSVAASVGVDEMMSLMEENFALPTFNDTILGNLQSLKRQMNQSNWKSFESWMGNWILFEMAQYKALPPTAPPTKTKCQIQAEAESQRSLFRPVCDEQGRYRATQCWPVVGMCWCVDVHSGAAIAGTTTRGRYLECGKGRFGA